One genomic region from Artemia franciscana chromosome 17, ASM3288406v1, whole genome shotgun sequence encodes:
- the LOC136037936 gene encoding uncharacterized protein LOC136037936 isoform X2, producing MYNRNDNAYGDERRRWNADDRYTQSSRYQDTGISSGLRGNDYQSRQSLMSTNYDDIRYFNANSGRVALLQENEMRRQETLERRSDSYGSGGQYGGFRVRGDRPRKSVYDEGPYHRQETERYPPRREEPLRGRGLLGEPEQQFLRPQPNMVHQMESEAKLALANTLINALVQSQQQPVLPTPAPWMAQPLMNASLFGGGVRGRRDEPRYRRDEARGYGQKMTRKVKPRKKLHIEIPAWQK from the exons ATGTATAATCGAAATGATAATGCTTATGGTGACGAAAGGAGAAGATGGAATGCAGATGATCGCTACACACAGTCGAGTAGATATCAAGATACAGGAATTTCCAGTGGCCTCAGAGGAAATGACTATCAAAGCCGTCAAAGTCTAATGTCCACAAATTATGATGACATTCGTTATTTTAATGCAAATTCGGGAAGAGTAGCTCTTCTTCAAGAAAACGAGATGAGGAGGCAAGAAACTTTGGAGCGCCGATCTGATTCCTATGGAAGTGGAGGTCAATATGGAGGCTTCAGAGTGAGAGGTGACCGCCCTAGAAAGTCCGTTTATGATGAAGGTCCTTATCATAGACAGGAAACTGAGAGATATCCTCCAAGAAGAGAAGAACCACTAAGAGGAAGAGGGTTGCTTGGGGAGCCTGAACAGCAATTTCTTCGACCTCAACCCAACATGGTCCATCAAATGGAATCTGAAGCCAAGCTGGCTTTGGCTAATACTCTGATTAATGCCCTTGTTCAGAGTCAGCAACAACCTGTACTTCCAACCCCGGCACCTTGGATGGCCCAACCACTTATG AATGCATCACTTTTTGGAGGGGGAGTTCGAGGAAGACGCGATGAACCGCGCTATCGGAGGGATGAAGCTCGTGGTTATGGGCAAAAGATGACAAGAAAG